A region from the Benincasa hispida cultivar B227 chromosome 10, ASM972705v1, whole genome shotgun sequence genome encodes:
- the LOC120088816 gene encoding LOW QUALITY PROTEIN: NADH-ubiquinone oxidoreductase chain 3-like (The sequence of the model RefSeq protein was modified relative to this genomic sequence to represent the inferred CDS: inserted 2 bases in 1 codon; deleted 2 bases in 1 codon) codes for MSEFAPICIYLVISPLVSLIPLGVPFPFASNSSTYPEKLSAYECGFDPSDDARSRFDXQFYLVSILFIILDPEVTFSFPWAVPLNKIDLFGSWSMMAFLLILTIGFLYEWKRGASDRE; via the exons ATGTCAGAATTTGCACCTATTTGTATCTATTTAGTGATCAGTCCGCTAGTTTCTTTGATCCCACTCGGTGTTCCTTTTCCATTTGCTTCCAATAGTTCAACCTATCCAGAAAAATTGTCGGCCTATGAATGTGGTTTCGATCCTTCTGATGATGCCAGAAGTCGTTTCGA ACAATTTTATCTTGtttccattttatttattatccttgATCCGGAGGTAACCTTTTCCTTTCCTTGGGCAGTA CCTCTCAACAAGATTGATCTGTTTGGATCTTGGTCCATGATGGcctttttattgattttgacAATTGGATTTCTCTATGAATGGAAAAGGGGTGCTTCGGATCGGGAGTAA